A genomic segment from Daphnia carinata strain CSIRO-1 chromosome 1, CSIRO_AGI_Dcar_HiC_V3, whole genome shotgun sequence encodes:
- the LOC130692099 gene encoding tectonin beta-propeller repeat-containing protein 2-like, whose amino-acid sequence MSGTIVGITQRASQNQHKNGPTDHPVYREWAPLSHVIEKIPPRFHQGFVSKELILTCVTISCDSIVLGSNAGVLFWFGRSNHSVSRRSVDDKFIPITALAITLCQYGEILAAGNLAGTVAIFSTNAVQSSPITMFSGEHKSSVTTLCWDGSGIQLLSGDEEGRVFLSKFEHNIICPIKQVLLEPSAIVQLRFHPLENNIVLVSSMKRTLVAEIVAHDTKQNQVGLQDRKNPAPFGADFGYFGNETVIYSARPGTRLWLSDCQGSVRQTLIFKESLSKPRSKLILLSIHEEYRNVEDPHFGPVYCLSNGFVLTHSPTSLFILDTGRMGDESGQVSVLCSSRFNPKSLRHAAIFHNEIFLLLENRILIRISDRPDRSPTLPSSSATLDRSLLSGWRDKLPLTKPTFQSTITKLANKISDVDIKPLSVPVTNTAPYIIESLSNALAPLFNDMKTVPISRCPPPKPIQPHFLNRTRTPSPTSSVERSSPMSQTEGMNRSESNHFDSPLSNGSSGQASPMEGSICPEEEQLVYGSYIGRKRKLKLNRKFYAQDDVVPFVEPCETTPVNGVETWLENASSPPAVKDDFLEELKRKDQLLAQLLHLDQVINSPNEPTQVDEEPVVETEQMDHPAGSEMENAVPVSEDTSSINEELEDNSKDTVCSIYANEDPHDKSNPHSIITTTESTPSHLAVSSGDYENISVEELSEWIICPIDAKQKVTSVSASQHYVVIIYGHKYVYYQSTESSFQARDWLPIETPASQIAVSSCGQQLWRLYKGTAYQGLIVNPHCPVAQHWNTLDSYISSIGIVQLVSPDTVDDYIWMLHTNGSVSYRSVKSPKKMVLVDVPGTVSQLRCHSDLVFVLLTNGALYCRSRINNKSPMGVGWQRQDTPGELLTMALSPARYLWALNQSEQMFFRTAHDKRWWQVSSVLPPEWQLKSANWLNVSSIFKRQSSRFEMAVTNSRICLALLGSSLLMTAQNLIGYSWEKVNWANGLHYNDVQSWHKISANGFNHEDKVGVVWLVDDKQRLYCFYGDEQLEQVSLPTDSPILHLSVIGNQLWLLTTDGEIFVRVKNSNPIGSGWVNLSTAQFQSSSRLRYVSLGPELAWACDQHGQIYFRSGDNGPPTLLAPAWIAVDELDISFKEIHVSSNLAVWALDNNGCVYVREGVTRQLPIGTGWNLVEGVEATQLAVSGNAIWALTNNGSIFRRSGITQQNHSGNKWYMIPGSFRYISVTIDDKLWVLDSNGEVYQLLTSSPLKSDEGQRYEVLHLDEDWVLL is encoded by the exons ATGAGCGGAACAATCGTCGGTATTACACAACGTGCATCGCAAAATCAACATAAAAATGGACCGACTGACCACCCCGTTTATAGAGAATGGGCCCCTCTTTCTCACGTAATTGAAAAGATTCCTCCGAGGTTTCACCAAGGATTTGTGTCTAAAGAACTTATTCTGACCTGTGTCACCATAAGTTGTGATTCAATAGTATTGGGTTCGAATGCTGGAGTTCTGTTTTGGTTCGGTCGCAGCAATCATAGTGTGAGCAGAAGAAGTGTTGATGACAAATTCATACCTATTACAGCCTTAGCTATTACCCTTTGTCAATATGGAGAAATCCTGGCGGCTGGCAATCTTGCAGGAACAGTTGCCATATTTTCCACAAATGCTGTGCAGTCAAGCCCT ATAACAATGTTTAGTGGTGAACATAAGTCTTCTGTTACTACGCTCTGTTGGGATGGAAGTGGAATTCAGCTATTATCTGGTGATGAAGAAGGGAGAGTTTTTCTTAGCAAATTTGAGCACAACATCATTTGTCCAATCAAACAAGTTCTGCTTGAACCATCAGCTATTGTCCAACTCCGATTTCACCCACTAGAAAACAACATTGTACTAGTTTCTTCTATGAAAAGAACGTTGGTTGCAGAGATTGTTGCCCACGacacgaaacaaaatcaaGTGGGTCTACAAGATCGTAAAAATCCAGCGCCATTTGGAGCTGATTTTGGCTATTTTGGAAATGAAACGGTTATCTACAGCGCCCGCCCAGGAACTCGCCTTTGGCTCTCCGATTGTCAAGGGTCCGTCCGCCAGACTTTGATATTCAAGGAATCCCTTTCAAAGCCACGTTCCAAACTAATTTTATTATCCATTCACGAAGAATATCGCAACGTAGAAGACCCCCACTTCGGACCCGTTTATTGCCTAAGCAATGGCTTTGTTTTAACTCACAGCCCCACTAGCCTTTTCATTTTAGATACCGGTCGAATGGGGGACGAATCGGGACAAGTGTCCGTCCTTTGTTCTAGTCGTTTCAATCCCAAAAGCCTCCGGCATGCAGCTATTTTCCACAACGAGATATTTCTTTTGCTAGAAAACCGCATTTTGATCCGCATTTCCGACCGGCCCGACCGATCCCCCACTCTTCCGTCTTCGTCTGCCACGCTCGACCGATCCTTACTTTCTGGCTGGAGAGATAAATTACCGTTAACCAAACCGACCTTCCAGTCAACCATTACGAAATTAGCCAACAAAATCTCCGATGTCGATATCAAACCGTTGTCCGTTCCCGTAACAAACACAGCTCCATACATCATAGAATCGCTATCCAACGCGTTAGCTCCACTTTTCAATGACATGAAAACGGTACCAATCAGCAGATGTCCACCACCTAAACCGATCCAACCACATTTCTTAAATCGTACGCGAACTCCGAGTCCAACTTCATCGGTAGAACGATCCTCACCCATGTCACAAACGGAAGGAATGAATCGTTCAGAATCGAATCATTTTGATTCTCCACTTTCAAACGGATCGTCTGGCCAAGCCTCGCCGATGGAAGGATCTATTTGTCCAGAGGAAGAACAATTGGTCTATGGGTCGTACATCGGTCGGAAGCGAAAATTGAAACTTAACCGCAAATTTTATGCTCAAGATGATGTGGTGCCTTTCGTAGAACCATGTGAAACTACACCTGTGAACGGAGTGGAGACTTGGTTGGAGAATGCATCCTCTCCTCCTGCTGTCAAAGATGATTTTCTTGAAGAACTGAAGAGGAAAGATCAACTTCTTGCTCAGCTGTTACATTTGGATCAGGTGATTAACAGTCCAAACGAACCAACTCAAGTTGATGAAGAACCAGTTGTGGAGACTGAACAAATGGATCATCCTGCTGGTTCTGAAATGGAAAACGCAGTCCCTGTTTCAGAGGATACCTCCTCCATTAATGAAGAACTTGAGGACAATTCAAAAGATACAGTGTGTAGTATTTACGCAAATGAAGATCCACACGACAAGAGCAACCCGCATTCAATAATTACTACCACAGAATCAACCCCCAGTCACCTGGCTGTTTCGAGTGGAgattatgaaaatatttcagtA GAGGAATTGTCAGAATGGATTATTTGTCCAATAGATGCTAAGCAAAAGGTGACAAGTGTATCGGCAAGTCAGCACTATGTCGTCATCATCTACGGCCACAAATACGTTTATTATCAGTCAACAGAGTCCTCCTTTCAGGCTAGGGATTGGTTACCCATTGAAACGCCCGCTAGCCAAATTGCTGTTTCTAGTTGTGGCCAGCAGCTTTGGAGACTTTATAAAGGAACCGCCTACCAAGGCCTGATTGTCAATCCACACTGTCCAGTTGCACAGCACTGGAACACATTAGACAGCTACATTTCATCCATTGGCATAGTTCAGTTG GTTTCCCCGGACACCGTGGATGATTATATTTGGATGCTACATACTAATGGATCCGTTAGTTATCGATCCGTCAAGtctccaaaaaaaatggttctaGTTGACGTACCGGGAACCGTTTCGCAGCTTCGTTGTCACAGCGACCTTGTTTTCGTCCTCTTGACCAACGGAGCTCTATACTGTCGATCAAGGATTAACAATAAATCACCTATGGGAGTCGGTTGGCAACGCCAAGATACTCCTGGAGAACTATTAACCATGGCGCTAAGTCCCGCCCGTTATTTATGGGCTCTCAATCAGTCAGAGCAAATGTTCTTCAGAACTGCACATGACAAGCGATGGTGGCAGGTGTCTTCCGTGTTACCACCTGAATGGCAGCTTAAAAGTGCCAATTGGCTCAACGTTTCGTCCATTTTCAAACGTCAAAGCTCTCGCTTTGAAATGGCCGTGACCAATTCACGTATTTGCTTGGCACTTCTTGGATCTTCTCTCTTGATGACAGCTCAAAATTTAatag GATATTCTTGGGAAAAAGTTAACTGGGCCAATGGACTTCATTACAACGATGTTCAGTCGTGGCATAAAATAAGCGCAAACGGATTCAACCATGAAGATAAAGTGGGCGTCGTTTGGCTTGTCGATGATAAGCAACGGTTGTATTGCTTTTACGGCGATGAACAATTAGAACAAGTGTCTCTACCAACAGATAGCCCCATCCTCCACCTTTCCGTTATAGGCAATCAACTTTGGCTTTTGACCACTGACGGAGAAATATTCGTTCGCGTGAAAAATTCTAATCCCATTGGCAGCGGCTGGGTCAATTTATCCACCGCGCAATTCCAATCGAGCAGCAGACTACGCTATGTGTCGTTAGGCCCTGAGTTAGCTTGGGCATGTGATCAACACGGCCAAATCTATTTTCGATCTGGTGATAATGGACCTCCCACTCTTCTGGCACCTGCTTGGATTGCTGTTGATGAACTTGATATATCTTTTAAAGAG ATCCATGTTTCTTCCAATCTGGCCGTGTGGGCTTTGGACAACAATGGCTGCGTCTACGTCAGAGAAGGTGTAACACGCCAGCTACCCATCGGCACGGGATGGAACCTTGTCGAAGGTGTCGAGGCTACTCAGCTCGCTGTCAG TGGGAACGCCATCTGGGCATTGACGAACAACGGTTCTATTTTTCGCCGAAGTGGTATTACACAGCAAAATCACTCTGGAAACAAATGGTATATGATACCCGGCTCATTCAGATACATTTCTG tGACTATCGATGACAAATTATGGGTTTTAGACTCCAACGGGGAGGTTTACCAATTATTGACATCATCCCCTTTGAAAAGCGACGAAGGACAACGCTATGAAGTCCTACATCTAGATGAAGACTGGGTCTTACTATAA
- the LOC130692117 gene encoding uncharacterized protein LOC130692117 produces MEQNYFIDDPLVAYKANLAQVLHCLLWTDEGEENRRGNDSGELLASTLRQHLRKQLAFTEYVQLQTSARLVSVDIRDNGNNLPAITTNTAIQRQIAAVTDDDDDLIRRRTLLMECFQGVNLHYSSYTQQRLTPPPSPTLSQIGPSL; encoded by the coding sequence ATGGAACAGAACTATTTCATCGACGATCCCCTGGTTGCTTACAAGGCTAACTTAGCCCAAGTTCTACATTGTTTACTCTGGACGGATGAGGGGGAGGAGAACAGAAGAGGAAACGATTCCGGTGAGTTGTTGGCTTCCACCCTGCGGCAGCATCTGCGCAAACAACTGGCTTTCACCGAATACGTCCAACTACAAACATCTGCCCGGCTCGTGTCCGTTGACATCCGTGATAATGGCAACAACTTGCCTGCCATTACGACTAACACAGCAATCCAGCGCCAGATTGCCGCCGtgactgatgatgatgacgactTGATCCGACGTCGTACATTGCTGATGGAATGCTTTCAGGGCGTCAATCTCCATTACTCGAGTTACACCCAACAACGTCTGACCCCTCCACCATCTCCTACACTCAGTCAAATTGGGCCTAGTCTTTGA
- the LOC130692114 gene encoding uncharacterized protein LOC130692114 → MDNASTMESRKRHLSEGDESSRQQDTRRVRSLLEVADHGSNPHRTAYQAAPGDQQGPGALAVALVRPFVCEEASRLHRPPSPPESDCGSPDEEDESEDDEIGHVSDATLAGYEYCSKEAIRYLMEEEKLNADHPVIQQLQQHLDSRRSHVASNPGPSSNNVIP, encoded by the exons ATGGATAACGCATCAACAATGGAAAGCCGCAAACGTCATTTGTCT GAAGGAGATGAAAGTTCTCGTCAGCAAGACACACGACGAGTTCGATCTCTTTTAG AGGTAGCTGATCACGGATCGAACCCTCATCGAACAGCTTATCAGGCAGCTCCAGGTGACCAGCAGGGACCAGGGGCTTTAGCTGTGGCTTTGGTTCGTCCATTCGTTTGTGAAGAGGCTAGTCGGCTTCATCGTCCTCCATCACCACCGGAATCCGATTGCGGCAGTCccgacgaagaagacgaatcGGAAGATGATGAGATTGGTCATGTGAGCGATGCCACTTTGGCAGGTTACGAGTATTGCAGTAAAGAGGCTATCCGCTATCTCATGGAAGAGGAAAAACTGAATGCCGACCATCCAGTTATCCAGCAATTGCAGCAACACCTGGACAGCCGCCGATCTCACGTCGCTAGTAATCCCGGCCCATCATCGAACAACGTGATTCCGTGA
- the LOC130692121 gene encoding syntaxin-binding protein 5-like — protein sequence MFFQHGAAMKRFTFKGVLDNFRQSVSQPTKSEQPELVETLKTEHCQLARTARHGFPHQPTALAYDPIQRLVAIGTKSGAIRILGRPGVSVQVRHDPVPDPSAAGSGTRGGDVTGAAAASVNVGASGVTEVPGGGPGRGSNAGLASGSAGINHHSGGSGAGAARDSNTSSSAAGGGSSSSAVGAAGATGGHVTSGSSMPSGQAGNIPSNHASGGGHHPSHGGFSTIGPAVIQLQFLINEGALVSATSDDSLHLWNIRQKRPDIVHTLKFQRERITCFHLPFQSKWLYVGTERGNVHIVNIESFSLSGYVINWNKAIELSCKTHPGPVIHLSDCPTDPSKLLMGFESGLVVLWDLRTKAADARFLAGEPLRSVSWLSDGKQLISAHVDGSLYTWNARAGPRPAPVSVSYPHAKGGREGKPECKAIQKVEWKSSSSGDPFVIFSGGLPQDRPGRSASITVVHGRNTTVLEMEHNVVDFVALCDTPWTSAEEQDPHAIIVLLQNDLVIVDLLTPGFPCFENPYPMDIHESAVTCCLYLADCPGDLIPALYSVGAQGHTGFSKREWPISGGQWGSLAPSYAEMIVTRHVDGTVKFWDTSSLTLQVLYRLKTSKVFEKSRTKTLRPDGEVATGVVAGSEPGKQHLAIKQLAMCPENRLLAIAGASGHVILFKFRRQEVSQETIVLGVPLFFENAEDTQGSPSFGPGAANLEFCLRKEQPNPLSVRGGVYRRPAGFQVDLVCLSSWMDGEAPGSITALSVNSAYGLMAYGNDGGLVLIDIIQKSVLLSMASVDLYSSADPYTRLPRSPKRPTDGVNSRTGELDDNSIRSPSCDQNEVVEHSVDEVDTVKSDCLETEVDRAAEAADDEHNQPEAALTTEEEGFKTENGGGGGARVRKKKNFNLKKQLSKADTKLRDLFAPVSRRGSGASTGAATASAAGGLTSPHLPDSKPVSPQEEQAAFHFPEPASCNAALPLLPAVAAEPVDTASAAKAANQDVPLFDADGVPIRPPRRLKKSLSAAATHQKTGGHRDCGWKRTWYSSDSDSTAVAPPAQMHVLDLRFDAADDSCHTGFLDNLVRKFNKSDMAFTRSRSSSTSSLENQTNEAVTTLTFADTLARKLDTAVSASLWVGTSQGSVLVIVINLAAPGEPRLTQPVMVSPSGSIFRVKGSMLCVAFIEPSGSLISNPSEPWRDETKEARDQRSRTPTRSGMPMPLSGAAGGVGGDALSSSDDQYTVMVSEKQARVVSLPSQTCLYRVNLAPAESTFAVTANVVSLKDGPCLATFLSNGHIQVFSLPSLRPLMDVEFTPLVELSFQTSRQNLVDPMLSIWAQQQLSVNEDSDKIARNFRFSSHGHGMYLCSPSEIEKFTISSAFASTLGDLMGELFMPCEMPEPPKEGFFKGLFGGGVRPLDREELFGESTGKAGRGVARHIPGPAANLENLTYKAGSVAAEVQKTRLALNERGDKLGMLEDRTQRMANEAENFSNAAHQLMVRCRERKWYQL from the exons ATGTTTTTCCAACACGGCGCCGCCATGAAGAGGTTTACCTTCAAAGGAGTACTGGACAACTTCCGGCAGTCCGTCAGCCAGCCGACCAAATCCGAGCAGCCCGAACTGGTCGAAACTCTGAAAACGGAACACTGTCAACTAGCCAGG ACGGCCCGTCATGGCTTCCCGCATCAACCAACCGCCTTGGCTTACGATCCTATTCAACGGCTGGTGGCTATTGGAACCAAATCCGGCGCTATTCGAAT ACTCGGCAGGCCCGGTGTGAGTGTTCAGGTCCGTCACGATCCGGTTCCTGATCCGTCTGCGGCCGGAAGCGGCACTAGGGGCGGTGATGTCACAGGGGCGGCGGCCGCATCGGTCAACGTTGGAGCCAGCGGCGTTACGGAAGTTCCAGGAGGAGGGCCCGGCAGAGGAAGCAACGCCGGATTAGCATCCGGAAGTGCCGGAATCAATCATCACAGTGGCGGTTCGGGGGCAGGTGCAGCCAGAGACTCCAATACGTCGTCGTCTGCTGCTGGCGGTGGCTCTTCTTCCTCAGCGGTGGGCGCTGCAGGGGCCACAGGTGGGCACGTTACCTCCGGCAGTTCAATGCCGTCCGGCCAGGCGGGCAACATTCCATCCAATCAC gCTTCCGGCGGAGGTCATCATCCTTCACACGGAGGATTTTCTACGATAGGTCCGGCCGTCATCCAACTGCAGTTTCTCATCAATGAAGGTGCTCTAGTGTCAGCCACGTCTGACGACAGTCTCCACTTGTGGAACATCCGTCAGAAGCGGCCGGATATCGTCCACACTTTAAAATTCCAACGTGAAAG GATTACCTGCTTCCACCTGCCGTTCCAGAGCAAGTGGCTCTACGTCGGCACCGAGCGCGGCAACGTCCACATCGTCAACATCGAGAGCTTCAGTTTGTCGGGTTATGTCATCAACTGGAACAAGGCCATTGAATT ATCGTGCAAAACGCATCCGGGACCCGTCATTCACCTCAGCGATTGTCCTACAGATCCCAGCAAG TTGCTGATGGGATTCGAGTCCGGCCTTGTGGTGCTGTGGGACCTTCGGACCAAGGCGGCCGACGCCCGTTTCCTGGCCGGCGAACCGCTTCGTTCCGTTTCGTGGCTCTCGGACGGCAAGCAGTTGATCAGCGCTCACGTGGACGGATCGCTCTATACGTGGAACGCAAGAGCTGGACCCAGGCCGGCTCCCGTCTCCGTCTCCTACCCTCACg caaAAGGAGGTCGAGAAGGCAAACCAGAATGCAAAGCCATCCAAAAGGTCGAATGGAAATCATCATCGagcgg GGATCCGTTCGTCATCTTTTCCGGCGGTTTACCCCAAGATCGGCCCGGTCGGTCGGCCAGCATCACTGTCGTTCACGGTCGCAACACAACCGTCTTGGAGATGGAGCACAACGTCGTCGACTTTGTTGCCCTTTGTGACACTCCGTGGACCAGTG CAGAGGAACAGGATCCGCACGCCATAATCGTCCTGCTTCAAAACGATCTAGTCATCGTTGACTTATTGACTCCGGGCTTCCCTTGTTTCGAGAATCCCTACCCGATGGATATCCACGAATCGGCCGTGACCTGCTGCCTCTACCTCGCTGATTGTCCGGGCGATCTGATTCCGGCTTTGTACTCGGTCGGCGCCCAGGGCCACACGGGCTTCAGTAAGCGCGAGTGGCCCATCAGCGGTGGCCAGTGGGGATCTTTGGCCCCGAGCTACGCGGAAATGATTGTCACTAGACACGTCGACGGAACGGTCAAGTTCTGGGACACGTCCTCGCTAACTCTTCAGGTCCTCTATCGACTCAAGACGAGCAAAGTCTTTGAAAAGTCGCGGACCAAGACGCTACGACCGGACGGCGAGGTTGCCACTGGAGTTGTGGCCGGCTCCGAACCTGGAAAACAGCATTTGGCCATTAAGCAATTAGCCATGTGCCCGGAAAACAGGCTGCTGGCTATAGCCGGAGCTTCCGGCCACGTCATCCTCTTCAAGTTCAGACGCCAAGAGGTTAGCCAAGAAACAATC gTTCTGGGAGTGCCgctgttttttgaaaatgcgGAAGACACTCAGGGTTCACCTTCGTTCGGTCCAGGAGCGGCCAACTTGGAATTTTGTCTTAGAAAA GAGCAACCGAATCCATTGAGTGTCAGAGGAGGCGTTTACCGTCGCCCGGCCGGCTTCCAAGTCGATTTGGTCTGTCTCAGCTCTTGGATGGATGGAGAGGCGCCGGGATCGATAACGGCCCTATCTGTCAACTCGGCTTACGGCCT GATGGCCTACGGCAATGATGGCGGATTGGTCCTCATCGACATCATTCAAAAATCGGTTCTTCTGAGTATGGCCTCTGTGGACCTTTACAGCTCGGCCGATCCTTACACGCGACTTCCGCGGTCGCCCAAGCGGCCAACAGATGGCGTTAATAGCCGTACCGGAGAATTGGACGATAATTCGATCCGTTCACCGTCTTGCGATCAG AACGAAGTTGTGGAGCACAGCGTCGATGAAGTAGACACTGTCAAGAGCGACTGTCTGGAAACGGAAGTGGATCGCGCCGCTGAAGCCGCCGACGACGAACACAATCAGCCGGAAGCGGCGCTGACGACGGAGGAGGAAGGTTTCAAAACGGAAaatggcggcggcggcggcgctCGAGTccgcaagaagaagaacttcAATTTGAAGAAGCAATTGTCGAAGGCGGACACGAAATTGCGCGATCTGTTCGCGCCCGTCAGCCGCCGAGGATCGGGGGCCAGCACCGGAGCTGCAACGGCGTCCGCTGCCGGCGGACTGACGTCACCTCATTTACCCGATTCGAAGCCCGTCTCGCCGCAGGAAGAGCAAGCGGCTTTCCATTTCCCTGAGCCGGCCAGCTGCAATGCAGCGCTTCCGCTCTTGCCGGCCGTTGCGGCCGAGCCGGTCGATACGGCATCCGCTGCCAAAGCCGCCAATCAAGACGTTCCGCTCTTCGATGCGGACGGCGTTCCAATCCGACCTCCGCGCCGGCTCAAGAAATCGCTGAGCGCCGCGGCCACGCACCAGAAGACGGGCGGCCATCGCGATTGCGGATGGAAGCGGACGTGGTATTCGAGCGATTCAGATTCGACGGCCGTCGCACCGCCCGCGCAAATGCACGTCCTCGATCTGCGCTTCGACGCGGCCGACGATTCCTGCCACACGGGATTTTTGGATAACCTCGTCAGGAAATTTA ACAAATCGGACATGGCGTTCACGCGTTCAAGGAGCTCCAGCACTTCCAGTTTGGAGAATCAAACCAACGAGGCCGTCACGACTCTCACCTTTGCTGATACGTTGGCACGCAAACTAG ACACGGCCGTTTCGGCGTCCTTGTGGGTCGGCACCAGCCAGGGTTCCGTTTTGGTGATCGTGATCAATTTGGCCGCACCGGGAGAACCTCGCCTTACTCAACCGGTTATGGTTTCGCCTAGTG ggagCATCTTCCGAGTGAAAGGTTCTATGCTGTGCGTCGCGTTCATTGAGCCATCGGGCAGCCTCATCTCTAACCCGAGCGAACCGTGGCGGGACGAGACCAAAGAGGCTCGCGATCAGCGGTCACGAACGCCCACTCGTTCCGGCATGCCTATGCCGCTTTCCGGCGCTGCTGGCGGCGTTGGGGGCGACGCTCTTTCATCCAGCGATGACCAGTACACGGTGATGGTCTCGGAGAAACAAGCTCGCGTTGTTTCCCTACCGTCGCAAACTTGTCTTTATCGCGTCAATTTGGCGCCGGCCGAAAGCACATTCGCCGTCACCGCCAACGTCGTCAGTCTGAAag atggCCCTTGTTTGGCCACCTTCTTATCCAACGGCCATATCCAAGTATTCAGTTTGCCCAGTCTTCGACCGCTTATGGATGTCGAGTTTACCCCATTGGTCGAACTAAG CTTCCAAACGAGTCGGCAGAATTTGGTGGATCCCATGTTAAGCATTTGGGCGCAGCAACAGTTGTCCGTCAATGAAGATTCCGACAA AATCGCAAGAAACTTCCGCTTTTCATCACACGGTCACGGCATGTACTTATGTTCTCCTTCTGAAATTGAGAAATTCACCATCTCTTCGGCATTTGC GTCAACATTGGGTGATTTAATGGGCGAATTGTTTATGCCATGTGAAATGCCCGAAccacccaaagaaggattttttaAAGGCCTCTTCGGTGGAGGTGTCCGTCCTTTGGATCGAGAAGAACTGT TCGGTGAATCGACGGGCAAAGCTGGCCGGGGTGTTGCTCGTCACATCCCTGGACCTGCAGCCAACCTGGAGAATTTGACTTACAAGGCTGGTAGCGTAGCAGCCGAAGTGCAAAAGACACGCCTGGCGCTTAATGAACGTGGCGATAAGCTGGGCATGCTGGAAGATCGCACTCAACGGATGGCCAATGAGGCTGAAAATTTCTCGAATGCGGCCCACCAGTTGATGGTTCGTTGTCGCGAACGCAAATGGTATcaactgtaa
- the LOC130692112 gene encoding uncharacterized protein LOC130692112, with the protein MSSYSNDESESRPELSPTSPGFGECGASECVKLGVSYNRLAAISSGTTSCLPLIELPKKKVDFSSAEAIIRPLSIHGEPWSNLSAELSRRQSTPPDVTVVGDVIVEPPAPVERRGRIVQIQRHFKKAFTRLRKVFTQPSGTTINKSEASAAVILPVRQRSLVRTDSSVTHAKRLAAKRKRPNVTNTELADTEWIRQFQLQKLSTECEPESNEITSELQEIFDQLTVSVNKRPRLDSTEPYVCRIRSC; encoded by the exons ATGAGCAGCTACTCGAACGACGAGAGCGAATCGCGACCTGAGTTATCTCCAACATCACCAGGATTCGGAGAATGTGGAGCAAGCGAGTGTGTGAAACTAGGTGTCAGTTATAACCGATTGGCCGCCATATCAAGTGGAACCACCA GTTGTTTACCACTAATCGAACTACCAAAGAAGAAAGTCGATTTCAGTTCGGCAGAGGCTATTATACGACCTCTTTCTATCCACGGTGAGCCTTGGTCGAACCTCAGCGCAGAACTAAGCAGACGACAGAGCACGCCGCCTGACGTCACCGTTGTGGGGGATGTCATCGTCGAGCCTCCTGCCCCAGTTGAACGACGTGGCCGAATAGTTCAAATTCAACGCCACTTTAAGAAAGCATTCACTCGTCTTCGGAAAGTTTTCACCCAACCTTCTGGCACCACAATAAACAAATCTGAAGCCTCGGCTGCTGTGATTTTGCCTGTCAGACAACGATCTCTGGTTCGAACTGATTCCAGTGTAACGCACGCCAAACGACTGGCAGCTAAACGTAAGCGTCCTAATGTGACGAACACTGAACTTGCGGATACGGAATGGATCCGCCAGTTTCAGTTGCAAAAGTTAAGCACAGAATGCGAGCCGGAGAGCAACGAAATTACGTCTGAATTGCAGGAAATTTTTGATCAGTTAACGGTGAGCGTAAACAAGAGACCAAGACTTGATTCAACAGAACCTTACGTATGTCGAATCCGTTCCTGTTAA